Below is a window of Burkholderia cepacia DNA.
GGAACGACAGGTCACGCGAACGGATGTCGTGCTGCTTGAGTCAATAGGCGAAGATCGGGCGCCGCGGTACCGGCGCCCGTGCGCACATGCCCATGCGAACCGGGTTGGCGTGCAGGAAAGTGCCGACCCGGCGCGGATGACCGGCAACCAGCCGGATCCGCCTCGCACCGGGCGCGGAGAGATGGCCTGTCGAAGCATGCCGGTCGGCTGCGAGTGCGACGTTCGACCGACGATGCCCCAAATCACTGCGATCGCGGCCTGCCGGCCGCGGCGTGTGGCGATCGTTCATTTTTCTACCCCGTTTGCAGTGTGATGTTTGTTCCGGCAACCGGACGATGCCGGTGCCCCGACGATCAGGCGACGACGTCCCGTGCCCGCCGGAACGCGGCGACTGCGCCGCGCTCCGCCGCCGCATCCCCGCGGAGTGCGTCCTGGCCGTTGGAACCGGCCGGACCTCGCGTCGTCGACTTTCGCACGACAACCTCCGCAAGGAGCGGGCCAGCTGCGCGCGAGCCCGTCCGGACAAGGGGTTGGCCGGGCCGACAGGCAGCCGGAACGGGGGCGGATTGGCGAAAGTTGCGAATCTGAAACATGCGGCGCGCGGCCCGCGCCGGACGGGTGGCGGCGAAGCCTTGCGGGATAAGGCTGAACAATGGAGCGCGACGTTTTTACCGATACGTGTCGGGCCGTTCAGCCCGCTTTGCCGCGAGAATTCGCCCGGCTGCCGAGGCGAAATGTTTCATGCGCTTTACATGCCCGTCGACGCGATGGATCGGCAGACGCAGGCCGAGACGAACACACGGACGCACGACGGGATGCACGACGCAACCGGCGCGTTCGTGCCGCAGCGGCTCCGGTTCAGCCGACCCGTTGATGCCCCGCGTCGCCCGACGGCGCGCCGTCGTGCCCGCCGTTGTCGCCGTTCCCGCCGTTGTTGTCGTGCTCGTTCAGCCCGTGCTCGATCATCATCCGGTAGAGCGTCACGCGCGAGATGCCGAGTTCGGCGGCGGCCTTGTTGATCCGGTGATCGTTGCGCAGCAGCGCGTTCTCGATCGCGGTGCGCTCGGCGAGCGCCCTCGCCTGTTCGAGCGTCACGGGTTCGGTTTCGCCGGGTGTTTCGAGCCCGAGATCGTGCGGCGTCAGCAGCCGGCTCTCGGCCATCACGATCGCGCGCCGCACGCGGTTGATCAGCTCGCGCACATTGCCGGGCCATTCGTAGCGGCGCATCGCATCGAGCGCGGCCGACGTGAAGCCACTGATCTTGCGGCCGCTGTCGGACTTGAATTTCTGCAGCACGTAGTGCGCGAGGATATCGATGTCCTTGCCGCGCGCGCGCAGCGGCGGCTCGTGGATGCGCAGCACGCACAGCCGGTGATAGAGGTCCGCACGGAAGCGCCCGGCCTCGACCGCGCCGTCGAGATCGACGTGCGTGGCCGAGATGATCCGCACGTCGACCGCGATCGACTCCTGCCCGCCGAGCCGCTCGATCTTCCCTTCCTGCAGGAAGCGCAGCAGGCTTGCCTGGCTCTCGACCGGCATGTCGCCGATCTCGTCGAGAAACAGCGTGCCGCCGTTCGCCGATTCGATCCGGCCCGCGCGCCGCTGATTCGCGCCGGTGAATGCGCCACGCTCGTAGCCGAACAGTTCCGACTGCAGCAGGTGATGCGGAATCGCACCGCAATTGATCGCGATGAACGGCCCCTTGCCGCGCCCGGAGCGCTCATGAATCGCGAGCGCCGTCAGCTCCTTGCCGGTGCCCGACTCGCCCGAGATGAACACGCTCGCATCGGTCTTCGCGACCTTGCGGATCGTGCTGAACAGCTGCTGCATCGCTTCGCAGTTGCCGATCATCCCGTGTTCGCCGATCGACGCCGCATAGGCCGCGCCGTCGACGCGATCGAGCGCGGCCATCCCGCGCGCATGGCCGAGCACGTGCGAAATCCATTCGTAGGGCAGCGGCAGCGTCACGTAGTCGAAACAATAGCTGCGGATCAACTCGCGCACGGCAGGGCTGATCGTGACGCCGGCCTGCGCAATGGAAATCCAGCCGATCGCCGGCTGGCTCAGGCACGCCTTCAGCGCGGGATAGTCGCGTGACGTGAAGCCCGTGAAATCGACCAGCCCGGCCGCGACGCTCACGCCGGAGGTCATGTTCTGCGCGGCACCGGCCGTCTTCGCGACCGCGATCTCCCAGCCGAGCCCGCGCAGTTGCGCCAACAACGGCTCGTCGGGCGTCCGCATGATCACGAACAGCTTGCGGCCGGCCTCGGGAGCGGTGACGGATACATCCGTCATCTCGGGCGCCGCCTGCCCGTTTGCGTCGGGTGACCTTGCAACCATCGTTGTTCCCCGCTTGGCGTTGGTATCGTGCGCCGGCTCGCCGCCGTGTACGACGGACCACGATTGAACCGACATATTGGCCGCATTTCCGTCCGAATAAAATCCCCCCGCGCACGAATCGCGCGCGAGGTGGACGTTGTCATGAACGGTATATCGATGCGGCCGGCGGGCGGCTAGATGGGTGTTATCCCTGTGGCGCGCGCGGCGAGAACCGGGAACGGGAACGCACGCCGCGCGCAAACCCGCGCCGGTGCTGGCGCGCGGCGTTTGCATGCGATGCGGCTACGCAGGATCGGCACGCCGGCGCGGACGGGCGCAACCGGCCGGCCGGGCACGCATGCGCCCGCGCAACCGTTTCCGATTGACTTCCGTCAATCGTCATAGGAAGCCCGCTGATGCGGGAACGCAACATGCTCCGCGCGTCGGGACGTGTCAGCGGCCCGACGCGAGCGATGCCGGCGCGTTCGCGCGGCCACGGCCGGCAGGCGCGCCGCCCTGTTCGCCGTAGGTGGCGGCAAGCGCGTCGACGCGCGCCAGATGGTGATGGTTGTCGTGATCCCACGGATGGAAGCCCGGCCGGAAAAAACTCAGCCATTCGCCCGCGATGCGCGGGAACAGGCCACGACGGGGCCCGTACAGGAACGCGATCATCCGCAGCATGCCGCGCACGTGATGGCCGGCGCCGCGATCGCGCCACAGCAGCGTCGCATGCATCAGGAACACGGTCGGCCAGAACGTCAGCGTCGTCAGCAGATAGACGCCGATGCGGATCAGGTAGCGGCGCAGCCCCGGCTTCATCGCGGTATTCCACACGTCGAACGACACCGCCTTGTGCTCGGTTTCCTCGAGCGCGTGCCAGATCCACATCTGGCGGTAGCCTTCGACCGAACCGTCGAGGCGCGTCGGGTCGCGCAGCAGCCAGTCGGCGAGCATCGCCGTGTAGTGTTCCGCCGCGACCGTATGCGCGAGTTGCACCGAATGCGGCAGCTTGCGCTTCATGAAGGCGAGTACCGTCCAGACGCGCTTGTCGAGCTTGCGCGCGGGCAGGTGGTTCGCCTGCATCAGCTCGTTGTATTCGATGTGCTCGCGCGTGTGCATCGCCTCCTGGCCGATAAAGCCGAGCACCTGCTGCTTCAGCACCGGATCGTCGATCCGGTCGCGGTAATTGCGCACCGAATCCATGAAGAAGCGCTCGCCGGCCGGAAACAGCAACGACAGCGCGTTGAAGAAATGGGTCACGTGCGACCCGAGGCCATGCCAGTCCTTCGCACGTTCAACCGGCAGGTCGAAGCGCAGGTCGCGGCGCACCGGCATGATCCCGGCTGCGGTAGCGCAAGCGGCTGACTTCATGTTCATGGTTCTCCTGGTTCCGGAGCGGCCCGGCGCGTCATCCGACGCGGCCGGCGCGGGCCCGGGCGGCGCGTCGCGCACCGCCAAAATCTTGACATCGACAGATGTAAAGATAGGCTGCCCGCGCCGGCGGGCGCAAGCCGCGCGGTAGATGCGCGCTTCCAAACAGGGCACGGTCGGAAAGGCCGAAAAAACGGCGCTCGAGCGGCACCCGGACCGGCCGCGATTCGAACGCGGGGGCTGGCCGGAACGTGATGCACGACGCTCGGCCGCAGGTCCTGTCGGCTACCTGAAAGCCCCGTGGGACGGGCGTTTTGCGGCATCCGACGGCGGCCGGACGGAACGCGGCCGGCCGCCCCGGCAGCGCCGATTCATACGCGCCGCGCACTGGCCTGGTGCAACCGCGATCGTGCGGTTCGCGAAAAATTCAAACGCGCGTTCCAATCGTGTTGCGGGCGACCGCGGGCAAGGTGGTCCGCCGCCGCTCCCGATCCGCCTGCAGCGACGCAAAAACCACGCGCGCCGGCCCGCTGCGCGCTCGCCTACAATAGCGGTTTTACGCAACCCTCTTTCAGGAGAAGTCATGTCTGTCATCACGACCGAATCGGGCCTCAAATACGAAGACCTGACCGAAGGCACCGGCGCCGAAGCGCAAGCCGGCAAGACCGTCAGCGTCCACTACACGGGCTGGCTGACCGACGGTCAGAAATTCGATTCGAGCAAGGACCGCAACGACCCGTTCGCATTCGTGCTGGGCGGCGGCATGGTCATCAAGGGCTGGGACGAAGGCGTGCAGGGCATGAAGGTCGGCGGCGTGCGTCGCCTGACGATCCCGCCGCAACTCGGCTACGGCCCGCGCGGCGCAGGCGGCGTGATCCCGCCGAATGCGACGCTCGTGTTCGAAGTGGAACTGCTCGACGTCTGATCGCGCACCCGGCCGTTTCCTTCCGATGGAACGCATCGCCTCCCCCGCCATCGCGCTGCGCCGCTACGACACGTGCGAAGAGTCGGACGTGCACGACTTCCACCAGGTCGTGCTCGGCGTCGATGGCGCGATGGTGATGACGGTGGACGGGATCGGCCAGCGCATCGACCGGCACGCGGCCTGGCTGATTCCGGCCGGCGCGCGCCACGACTACGCGGGCCTCGGCGACAATCGCCAGCTCGTGATCGACCTGCCCGCGGCGTCGCTCGCGGTGCCGCAGCGGTTGTTCGACCGCGCGCGCGCCGTATCGATCGACCCGGCGCTGACGTCGCTCGTCGCGCAGGTCGCGGCCGCCGCCGTGCAACACGATGCGCCGGCCGGCGACGCAAGTCACGCAGCCGCGCACCGTTTCCAGTGGCAGGCTGCCGCGCGTCTGTGCGGCGCGCTGCTCGACGACGCCGGCATTGCCGCGCCCGCGTCGGGCCTCGATTTCACGCGCATCGACCGCTGGCTGCGCGCGCGGCTCGCGGAGCCGCTGCGCATCGCCGATCTCGCCGCGCATTGCGGCTACGGGATGCGCCGGTTTCATCAACTGTTCGTCGATGCATTCGGCGAAACACCGCATCGCTACCTGCAACGGCTGCGGCTCGACGCAGCGGTCGTGCTGCTCGCCGACGGCCGGCATCCGCTCGTCGACATCGCGGGCATGGTCGGCTTCGCGGACCAGAGCACGTTCACGCATGCGTTCACGAAGCGCTTCGGCGTCGCGCCCGGACGCTGGCGCGGCGAACGGCACTGAGCGCATCGCCCTCGCCGAGCACGCATCAACGCACGTAGCAAGCACGACGCAGCCGCGCCGGCATACGTATCGACGCTTCACCTCCCGCTGAAACATCGCCCGTCCGTCGCGCCCTACGATGGGTGCATGGATACGACCACACCCTCCTCCGCCTTCCCGCCCGCGCTGGCACGCGTCGTCGCGACCGTCAGCATCGGTTTCGTCGTCACGCAGCTCGACGTGACGATCGTCAACATCGCGCTCGCGCATCTCGCGGCCGACCTGCGCTTGCCGGTCGCCGGCCTGCAGTGGGTCGTCGATGCGTACACGCTCGCGTTCGCGGTCCTGATGCTGTCGGGCGGTGCGCTCGGCGATCGCTTCGGCGCGCGCCGCCTGTACATCGCGGGCCTCGTGCTGTTCGCACTCGCGTCGCTCGCGTGCGGCGCCGCACGCGCGCCTGCCATGCTGATCGCGGCCCGTGCGCTGCAGGGCGTCGGCGCCGCGGCGATGCTGCCCAATTCGCTCGCGCTGCTCAACGACGCGTGCCGGCACGACCCGCACCTGCGCGCCCGCGCGGTCGGCTGGTGGACGGCGGCCGGGTCGATCTCGATCGCGGCCGGCCCGGTGGTCGGCGGCCTGCTGATCGCCGCGTGGGGCTGGCGCGGCATCTTTCTCGTGAACCTGCCATTATGCGTGGCGGGGCTTGCAGCCGCCATCGCCTGGGTGCCTGCGCGCCGCGAGCACGCCGCACCATCGCGTGCGGTCCGCGAACTCGACCTGCGCGGCCAGCTCATCGCGATCGCGATGCTGACCGCGCTGACCGGCGCCGTGATCGAATGGCGGCCGCTCGGCTTCGCGCACCCGGTCGTTGCCGGCGGCTTCGGGTTCGCGGCACTCGCCGCGCTCGCCTTCGTCGCAGTCGAATCGCGCACGGCCACGCCGATGCTGCCGCTGTCGCTGTTCCGCCATCGCACGTTCAGCGCGGCCGTCCTGTTCGGGATCTGCGTGAACCTCACGTACTACGGCACCGTATTCGTGCTGGCGCTCTACCTGCAGCGTGCCCGCGGTGAATCGGCGTTGCAGGCCGGCCTCGCGTTCCTGCCGCTGACGGGCGGCTTCCTGCTGTCGAATCTCGCGAGCGGCCGCGTCGTCGCGCGTCACGGCCCGCGCGTGCCGATGCTGGCGGGCGCGCTCGTCGCCGCGCTCGGCTACGGATCGCTGCATTTCGTCGATGCATCGACGCCGCTCGCCGTGCTGCTCGTGCCGTTCCTGCTGATTCCGTCGGGCATGGGATTCGCGGTGCCGGCGATGACGACGGCCGTGCTCGCGTCGGTCGCGCCCGAACGGGCCGGCATCGCGTCGGCCGTGTTGAATACCGCGCGGCAGGCCGGCGGCGCGATGGGTGTCGCGGCATTCGGTGCGCTCGCGGGTGGCGGCGGCGCGTGGCAGGTCGTCAGCGGACTACGGATCGAAACGGCCGTGTCGGTCGCGCTGCTGGTCGCGGCCGCGCTGCTCGCGACGCTCGTGCGGCCCGACGCGCATCGCAGCGCGGCGCCCGCGCGTCACGCGATGCCGGCGGCCGATTGAGCGCGTGCGGTCATGCGTCGCCGGGGTCGGGGTCGGGGTCGATCAGGTGACGCGACGGAAACGCGTTCTGCTTGAAGTGGCTCTCCCCATGCTTCGCCGAAGTACCGAATATGCAGCCCGGCCCGCATCGGCGCGACATCGACGTGGTTGAAATCGGTCAGCTACAGCGGCTTCGCCGGATTCGCATGGTCGCGCCCGTCGTCGGCGCCTTCACTTTCGCCGTGGTCGTGGATACGGCGCGGCAAGTCGAGCAGCAGCCGATAGCCGGCGGAATCCAGCGAATGGGTCATGGCAATGCGGGGCCGGTCAACGACGATCGCATCAGTCTGGCCGACCGGCCGGTCGCCGCGCATCGCGCTCATTGCCGTGTCGCACCCGCTTCGTCGCCGATCTTCTTCACGACGGTCTCGGCCGCCTTCAACGGCCGGCCGTCGTCGTGCCGCAGTGCGAGCTTGCGGATCGCGCGCCCCGTGCCGCGATCGACCAGCACCGAATGCGGCTCGCCGCGCGCGAACAGATTCGCCTCGCCCCACTGCCGCAGCATCACGATGACGGGAAACAACCCCTCGCCCTTTTTCGTCAGCGCGTACTCCTGATACGCGGTGCCGTCCGACGCCGGCACGACGTCGAACACGCCGGCGTCCACCAGCATCTTCAGCCGGTCGGACAGGACGTTGCTCGCGACGCCGAGGCTCGCGCGGAAATCGCCGAACCGCCGCACGCCGTCGAACGCATCGCGCACGATCAGCAACGCCCAGCGATCACCGACGATATCCGTCGCCCGCGCCACCGGGCACGGCGAATCCGCAAGACTTTTCTGCCTGGCCATGTTCCTCTCCGCAATCGTGCCGGCCGCCCTCGCGGCAGTGCCGGCCATCCGTGCCCGAGCTGTCGCCCGCCGCACAACAAGTTGCATTTTAAAACTACTTTTCCTACACTCACACTAGTTTTAATTTGCAACTACATTGCGTGAGGGAACCCATGGCGTCTTCCTGTCATTCCAGCACCGTTGCTTCAACCGAGCCGGCACATGCAACGCATCCGGCCGATGGCGACCACCTGTCCTCGGCACGCGTCGCATTGCTGGCCGTCTGCTGTGCGGCGAGCGTCGCGAACGTCTATTACGCCCAGCCGCTGCTCGATTCGATCGCGCGGGATTTCGGCATGTCGCAGGCGGCCGTCGGCGGTGTCATCACCGCGACGCAGCTCGGCTGTGCGCTCGCGCTGCTGTTCGTCGTGCCGCTCGGCGATCTGCTGAACCGCAAGCGTCTGATCACCGTGCAGCTTCTGCTGCTGACGGCGGCCTGCATCGGCGTCGCCGCATCGTCGACGCGCGTCGCGCTGCTGGCGGGGATGGTCGCGGTCGGGCTGCTCGGCACCGCCATGACACAAGGGCTGATCGCGTGCTCGGCCGCGCTCGCGGGCGCCGGCGAACGCGGGCGCGTGGTGGGCGCCGCCCAGGGCGGCGTCGTGGTCGGGCTGCTGGCCGCGCGCTCGCTGGCCGGCGTCGTCACGGACTTCGCGGGATGGCGGGCCGTCTACCTCGTGTCGGGTGCGCTCGCGATCGCGATGCTCGTCGTGCTGTCGCGGCTGTTGCCCGACACGAACGCACCCCGCGTGCGCATCGGCTACGCGGCGCTGCTGAAGTCGATGGTGTCGTTGTTGCGCCATGAACGCGTGCTGCGCGTACGCGGTGCCATCGCGCTGCTGATGTTCGCCGCGTTCAGCATCTTCTGGAGCGCGCTCGTACTCCCGCTGAGCGCCCCGCCACATTCGATGTCGCATACGCAGATCGGTGCATTCGGCCTCGTCGGCGCGCTGGGTGCGGCGGCCGCCGCCCGCGCAGGCCGGCTCGCGGATCGCGGGCGCGGCGAAGCGACGACCGGCGCCGCGCTCGCGCTGCTCGCGTGCTCCTGGCTGCCGCTCGCATTCGGCGACACGTCGATTGCGTGGTTGATCGTCGGCATCGTGCTGCTCGACGTCGGCGGCCAGGCTGTCCACGTCGTCAACCAGAGCATGATTCTCGGCGCTCGGCCCGATGCGCACGCGCGCCTCGTCGGCTGCTACATGCTGTTCTACTCGGTCGGCAGCGGACTCGGCGCGATCGCGTCGACGATGATGTATGCGCGCGCCGGATGGACGGGCGTCTGCGCGCTTGGCGCGATCGTGAGCATGGCCGCGCTCGGCGCATGGGCCGCGACGCTCAGGCGCGCGTGATGCGCGCCGGCCATCCCGATCGAACGGAACAAGCCGGCCCGCCCTCGTCGGGCGGCCGGCACGCGAACCGGCCACACGCATGCGCCGGCCCGGCTTCAGGTTCGGCGCGCAGGTTGCGCGCCGCGGCGTTCAGCCTGCCGCCTGGATCGCCTCTTCGTACACGCCGGCGACGCGTCGCGCGATCACCGCGTTGTCGAAATGATCACGCGCGTAGCGCTTGCATGCGGCTTCATCGGGCAGCGCGATCGCACCCGACAGCGCGCCGCCGAGCCCTTCCGCGATCGCATCCGCGCCCGTCGACGGCAACACGAGATCGTTCGACAACCCGGCGACCGCCTCCGGCAGCCCGCCGACCGGCGTCACCAGCACGGGTGTGCCGGACGCCAGCGATTCGACGGTGATCAGCCCGAAACCTTCGAGCGCGACCGTCGGCACGACGCTGACCGTCGCCGCGCGGTACAGCGCCGCGAGATGGTTGTCGGGCACGAAGCCGAGCAGCTTCACGTTGTCCTGCAACCCGGCATCGTCGATGCGCTGCTGCAGTTCCTCGCCGATCTTGCCCTTGCCGGCGATCAGCAGCAGCACGTCCGGGTGACGGTGCTTGACGAGGCCGATCGCGTCGATCAGGTCCTCCAGCCCCATGCGCCGCACGAGCCGGCGCACGGCCAGCACGATCGGCCGGTCCTGCGGCAGCTGCAGCTTGTGCCGCGCCTCGGCGGGCGTGAGCGGCGTATCGAACTGCGCGGTATCGACACAGCCGGGAATCACCCGCACGCGCGACGGATCGATCCCGTAGCGGTTCGTCAGGATCTGGCCGAACGCTTGCGACAGCACGATCAGCCGCGACGAGCGCGTATAGACGGCCTGTTCGAGATAGCGCTTCGCGCGCTGGCCCAGTGACGCGGCGCCCTCGACCTGACTTTCGTCGGCCCACGGCCCCTGAAAGTGCGACACCTGCGGAATCCCGCGCGTGACGTCGAGTCCCGGGAACGTGTACAGCGCGAAGTGCGACGAGATCACGTCCGGCCGTTCGCTGCGGATCTCGTCGCGCAGCGCGCGCCGCGCGGCGAGCATCCGGCGCGCGAGCGGCTCCGACGCGGGACCGAAGCCCTGGATCGCGCCGCCCGTGTCGTCGGCGACCTTCGGCGAGCCGGCGACGAGCCCGCGCACCTCGACGCCCGCGCCCGGCAGCGCACCGACGAGCGAGTAATACATCCGGTCGAGGCCGCCCGCGCGTTCGGGGAACCAGTGCATGCCGATTTGCAACGATTTGATCGGCCGGGAAGATTGAGACATCACGACTGCTCCTGCGTGACTGCATGCTCGACCCGCTCGAAGGCGGACGGCTGCGTGGGT
It encodes the following:
- a CDS encoding sigma-54 dependent transcriptional regulator codes for the protein MVARSPDANGQAAPEMTDVSVTAPEAGRKLFVIMRTPDEPLLAQLRGLGWEIAVAKTAGAAQNMTSGVSVAAGLVDFTGFTSRDYPALKACLSQPAIGWISIAQAGVTISPAVRELIRSYCFDYVTLPLPYEWISHVLGHARGMAALDRVDGAAYAASIGEHGMIGNCEAMQQLFSTIRKVAKTDASVFISGESGTGKELTALAIHERSGRGKGPFIAINCGAIPHHLLQSELFGYERGAFTGANQRRAGRIESANGGTLFLDEIGDMPVESQASLLRFLQEGKIERLGGQESIAVDVRIISATHVDLDGAVEAGRFRADLYHRLCVLRIHEPPLRARGKDIDILAHYVLQKFKSDSGRKISGFTSAALDAMRRYEWPGNVRELINRVRRAIVMAESRLLTPHDLGLETPGETEPVTLEQARALAERTAIENALLRNDHRINKAAAELGISRVTLYRMMIEHGLNEHDNNGGNGDNGGHDGAPSGDAGHQRVG
- a CDS encoding metal-dependent hydrolase, with protein sequence MKSAACATAAGIMPVRRDLRFDLPVERAKDWHGLGSHVTHFFNALSLLFPAGERFFMDSVRNYRDRIDDPVLKQQVLGFIGQEAMHTREHIEYNELMQANHLPARKLDKRVWTVLAFMKRKLPHSVQLAHTVAAEHYTAMLADWLLRDPTRLDGSVEGYRQMWIWHALEETEHKAVSFDVWNTAMKPGLRRYLIRIGVYLLTTLTFWPTVFLMHATLLWRDRGAGHHVRGMLRMIAFLYGPRRGLFPRIAGEWLSFFRPGFHPWDHDNHHHLARVDALAATYGEQGGAPAGRGRANAPASLASGR
- a CDS encoding FKBP-type peptidyl-prolyl cis-trans isomerase; translated protein: MSVITTESGLKYEDLTEGTGAEAQAGKTVSVHYTGWLTDGQKFDSSKDRNDPFAFVLGGGMVIKGWDEGVQGMKVGGVRRLTIPPQLGYGPRGAGGVIPPNATLVFEVELLDV
- a CDS encoding helix-turn-helix transcriptional regulator, which produces MERIASPAIALRRYDTCEESDVHDFHQVVLGVDGAMVMTVDGIGQRIDRHAAWLIPAGARHDYAGLGDNRQLVIDLPAASLAVPQRLFDRARAVSIDPALTSLVAQVAAAAVQHDAPAGDASHAAAHRFQWQAAARLCGALLDDAGIAAPASGLDFTRIDRWLRARLAEPLRIADLAAHCGYGMRRFHQLFVDAFGETPHRYLQRLRLDAAVVLLADGRHPLVDIAGMVGFADQSTFTHAFTKRFGVAPGRWRGERH
- a CDS encoding MFS transporter; translated protein: MDTTTPSSAFPPALARVVATVSIGFVVTQLDVTIVNIALAHLAADLRLPVAGLQWVVDAYTLAFAVLMLSGGALGDRFGARRLYIAGLVLFALASLACGAARAPAMLIAARALQGVGAAAMLPNSLALLNDACRHDPHLRARAVGWWTAAGSISIAAGPVVGGLLIAAWGWRGIFLVNLPLCVAGLAAAIAWVPARREHAAPSRAVRELDLRGQLIAIAMLTALTGAVIEWRPLGFAHPVVAGGFGFAALAALAFVAVESRTATPMLPLSLFRHRTFSAAVLFGICVNLTYYGTVFVLALYLQRARGESALQAGLAFLPLTGGFLLSNLASGRVVARHGPRVPMLAGALVAALGYGSLHFVDASTPLAVLLVPFLLIPSGMGFAVPAMTTAVLASVAPERAGIASAVLNTARQAGGAMGVAAFGALAGGGGAWQVVSGLRIETAVSVALLVAAALLATLVRPDAHRSAAPARHAMPAAD
- a CDS encoding winged helix-turn-helix transcriptional regulator — its product is MARQKSLADSPCPVARATDIVGDRWALLIVRDAFDGVRRFGDFRASLGVASNVLSDRLKMLVDAGVFDVVPASDGTAYQEYALTKKGEGLFPVIVMLRQWGEANLFARGEPHSVLVDRGTGRAIRKLALRHDDGRPLKAAETVVKKIGDEAGATRQ
- a CDS encoding MFS transporter; the encoded protein is MASSCHSSTVASTEPAHATHPADGDHLSSARVALLAVCCAASVANVYYAQPLLDSIARDFGMSQAAVGGVITATQLGCALALLFVVPLGDLLNRKRLITVQLLLLTAACIGVAASSTRVALLAGMVAVGLLGTAMTQGLIACSAALAGAGERGRVVGAAQGGVVVGLLAARSLAGVVTDFAGWRAVYLVSGALAIAMLVVLSRLLPDTNAPRVRIGYAALLKSMVSLLRHERVLRVRGAIALLMFAAFSIFWSALVLPLSAPPHSMSHTQIGAFGLVGALGAAAAARAGRLADRGRGEATTGAALALLACSWLPLAFGDTSIAWLIVGIVLLDVGGQAVHVVNQSMILGARPDAHARLVGCYMLFYSVGSGLGAIASTMMYARAGWTGVCALGAIVSMAALGAWAATLRRA
- a CDS encoding glycosyltransferase family 4 protein, giving the protein MSQSSRPIKSLQIGMHWFPERAGGLDRMYYSLVGALPGAGVEVRGLVAGSPKVADDTGGAIQGFGPASEPLARRMLAARRALRDEIRSERPDVISSHFALYTFPGLDVTRGIPQVSHFQGPWADESQVEGAASLGQRAKRYLEQAVYTRSSRLIVLSQAFGQILTNRYGIDPSRVRVIPGCVDTAQFDTPLTPAEARHKLQLPQDRPIVLAVRRLVRRMGLEDLIDAIGLVKHRHPDVLLLIAGKGKIGEELQQRIDDAGLQDNVKLLGFVPDNHLAALYRAATVSVVPTVALEGFGLITVESLASGTPVLVTPVGGLPEAVAGLSNDLVLPSTGADAIAEGLGGALSGAIALPDEAACKRYARDHFDNAVIARRVAGVYEEAIQAAG